The following proteins are encoded in a genomic region of Amyelois transitella isolate CPQ chromosome 14, ilAmyTran1.1, whole genome shotgun sequence:
- the LOC106129143 gene encoding cytochrome c oxidase subunit 7A2, mitochondrial, translated as MYHQFSRATGRLVSVSASNLQSPLFPVAPIALQRAEPPAIQYNTAQMSTVNEACVASGARKTIPGTNIPYAPVPESIRKQQAQFQKDDDVPVFLKGGPLDGILYRLTMALCVVGLLGIGQTVYEHAFPKKQ; from the exons aTGTATCACCAATTCAGCAGAGCTACCGGCAGGCTGGTATCAGTCTCGGCTTCAAACTTGCAGAGCCCGCTATTCCCTGTT GCACCAATTGCACTGCAACGAGCGGAGCCGCCAGCAATCCAGTACAACACAGCTCAGATGTCCACAGTGAATGAGGCTTGCGTCGCCAGTGGTGCAAGGAAGACCATCCCCGGCACCAACATTCCCTACGCTCCAGTACCAGAGAGTATCCGCAAGCAGCAAGCACAGTTCCAA AAAGACGACGACGTCCCAGTATTCCTGAAAGGTGGCCCCCTGGATGGCATCCTATACCGCCTGACCATGGCTCTCTGCGTCGTAGGGCTCCTTGGAATCGGCCAGACAGTCTATGAACACGCCTTCCCAAAGAAGcaatag
- the LOC106129179 gene encoding synaptojanin-1: protein MAMSKGFKVLEKSSPPNPYSIILQHRNKDNSLLFESQAVVSLSPQETETLRKQYHKIADAYGCLGVLQLNSGESCLLYLVLVTGCCSVGKVGDIEVFKITQTQFLPLFYQSQGEDKVGEVRKLLNSGTFYFSWNSGKANDNLFDLTLCSQRKSKGAIPDNRFFWNRTLFIHLIRFGIDCEDWLTRAMCGSVEIRTIYVGHRQARAVLVSRLSCERAGTRFNVRGCNDDGNVANFVETEQAIYIDDSVSSYIQTRGSVPLFWEQPGIQVGSHKVKMSRGYDASTSACDRHFSQLKRNYGTVIVVNLLGSSLIGGSEGEATLSNAFQKHLNESAHSDVTQIIFDYHQEVRASHIENTLSKFKKIVEKYYDEIGIFSAKGPDIYNIQKGVLRTNCLDCLDRTNSIQTFIGIEMLAIQLMLLQCIDKKQNVTRFEEIFKQMWVNNGNEISKIYAGTGAIQGGSKLIDGARSAARTIQNNLLDNSKQEAIDILLLGSTLNSELADRTRILLPSNILHASTPVLREMVRRCNEYTQPSSIRITIGTYNVNGGKHFRSLAYKDVSLADWLLDCPDSSLVNTVNLKEHPSDIFAIGFEEIVDLNASNIMAASSDNAKAWSEELEKVLCRDAPYTLLSSHQLVGVCLFIFVRKDLIPHIRDVALDSVKTGLGGTTGNKGAVGIRMVIYGTSLCFVCAHFAAGQSQVAERNADYTEITRKIAFPMGRSLYCHDYVFWCGDFNYRIDLDKDEVRLLVAQNNMQRLLEQDQLNQQKALGLVFKNCFEGEITFLPTYKYDLFSDDYDTSEKCRAPAWTDRVLWRSRKCTIDPENTSELATGKLLHYGRAELKQSDHRPVIAILEIEVLQVSYTKCMEVFYEVVQDLGPPDASILVQPVEDRSDSEESVFDDNVMAAVLQELATIGEVTLVRFVDEQTLSITFREGQNALVAAQMGKLSVCSIPLAITLKSPNWIDIVRSEIGLCSNNTVPLFGEVQQERPLRSAPPTPRRQQPGRPPAPSPTPLLPARAPAPGPARPPPPRPAPLPPDAGKNGQQPGPASPPADGMPPPACAPPPPPSSTPPPAAPPPVPARQGAPPPLPARPRPTS from the coding sequence ATGGCTATGTCCAAGGGTTTTAAAGTCTTGGAGAAATCGTCTCCACCAAATCCCTATAGCATAATACTGCAACATCGAAATAAGGACAATTCCCTGCTCTTCGAATCGCAAGCTGTTGTGTCGTTGTCGCCTCAAGAAACTGAAACACTAAGGAAACAGTATCACAAAATCGCTGACGCCTACGGTTGTCTGGGTGTTTTGCAACTAAATTCTGGGGAAAGCTGTTTGCTGTACCTGGTGCTGGTCACAGGATGCTGTTCCGTCGGCAAGGTCGGCGACATAGAGGTCTTCAAGATCACCCAAACTCAATTTCTccctttattttatcagtcTCAAGGAGAAGACAAAGTTGGTGAGGTAAGGAAGCTATTGAATTCTGGTACATTTTACTTCTCTTGGAACAGTGGCAAGGCTAATGATAACCTCTTTGATTTGACTTTGTGTTCTCAAAGAAAGAGCAAAGGTGCGATACCTGACAACAGATTCTTTTGGAATAGAACTCtgtttatacatttaataagATTTGGAATTGATTGTGAAGATTGGCTCACGAGGGCTATGTGTGGCTCGGTTGAAATACGCACAATTTATGTTGGGCACCGACAAGCTAGAGCTGTGCTAGTGTCTAGGTTGAGCTGCGAAAGAGCTGGCACTCGATTCAATGTCAGAGGCTGTAATGATGATGGTAATGTTGCCAATTTTGTTGAGACAGAGCAAGCTATCTATATTGATGATTCCGTCTCATCTTACATACAAACCAGAGGCTCTGTGCCTCTATTTTGGGAACAGCCTGGGATACAAGTTGGATCTCACAAAGTAAAAATGTCCAGAGGTTATGACGCATCAACAAGTGCCTGCGACAGACACTTCTCCCAATTAAAACGTAACTACGGCACTGTAATTGTTGTCAATTTACTTGGCTCCAGTTTGATTGGAGGCAGTGAAGGTGAGGCGACTCTTAGCAATGCGTTCCAGAAACATCTCAATGAATCTGCGCACTCTGATGTCACTCAGATAATATTTGACTACCACCAAGAAGTAAGAGCCTCTCATATAGAAAACACATTGagcaaattcaaaaaaattgtgGAGAAATACTATGATGAAATTGGTATCTTCAGTGCTAAGGGTCCGGACATTTACAATATACAGAAAGGAGTGCTGAGAACCAATTGCTTGGACTGCTTGGACAGAACAAATTCTATTCAGACATTCATAGGCATTGAAATGCTGGCCATCCAGTTGATGCTGCTGCAATGTATTGACAAAAAACAGAATGTAACCAGATTTGAAGAgattttcaaacaaatgtGGGTAAATAACGGAAAtgaaatttctaaaatttatGCCGGTACTGGTGCTATACAAGGAGGCTCCAAGCTTATAGATGGCGCTCGATCTGCCGCACGCaccatacaaaataatttattggatAATTCTAAGCAAGAAGCTATTGATATATTATTGCTGGGCTCGACGTTAAATTCAGAACTTGCTGATAGAACAAGGATATTGTTACCCTCAAATATACTTCATGCCTCAACACCAGTACTGAGAGAAATGGTAAGAAGATGCAATGAGTACACTCAGCCATCCAGCATTCGTATCACTATAGGCACTTACAATGTTAACGGAGGTAAACATTTCAGGAGTTTGGCTTACAAGGATGTGTCTTTGGCTGATTGGTTGCTGGACTGTCCTGATTCTTCTCTAGTAAACACTGTCAACTTGAAGGAACATCCGTCAGATATCTTTGCTATTGGCTTCGAGGAAATAGTTGATTTGAATGCCAGTAATATCATGGCTGCAAGTTCAGATAATGCCAAGGCGTGGAGTGAGGAACTAGAAAAGGTTTTATGTCGAGATGCCCCTTACACTCTGCTGTCGAGTCATCAGCTTGTGGGTGTCTGcttgtttatatttgttagAAAAGATCTGATTCCTCACATTAGGGATGTAGCTTTAGATTCTGTGAAAACAGGTTTAGGGGGCACCACAGGTAACAAGGGAGCTGTGGGTATCCGCATGGTCATTTACGGCACTTCCCTGTGTTTCGTGTGTGCTCATTTCGCGGCCGGACAAAGCCAGGTTGCTGAGCGCAATGCCGATTACACTGAGATAACACGTAAAATTGCATTCCCTATGGGCCGATCCCTATACTGTCACGATTACGTCTTTTGGTGTGGCGATTTTAACTATCGCATTGATCTAGACAAAGATGAAGTGCGTTTGCTAGTTGCCCAGAACAACATGCAAAGGCTGCTAGAACAAGACCAACTCAACCAACAGAAGGCTTTGGGGTTAGTTTTCAAAAACTGTTTCGAAGGAGAAATCACTTTCCTGCCGACATACAAATACGATCTCTTTAGTGATGATTATGACACCAGCGAGAAGTGCCGGGCTCCGGCGTGGACCGACAGAGTTCTGTGGCGAAGTAGAAAGTGCACGATCGATCCTGAGAACACATCGGAGTTGGCCACCGGGAAACTACTGCATTATGGCAGAGCGGAATTGAAGCAGAGTGACCACAGGCCCGTTATAGCCATTCTAGAAATCGAAGTACTACAAGTTAGTTACACCAAGTGTATGGAAGTTTTTTATGAAGTCGTTCAGGACCTCGGTCCTCCTGATGCGAGCATCCTCGTGCAGCCCGTCGAAGACAGGAGCGACAGTGAGGAGTCAGTCTTCGACGATAATGTCATGGCGGCCGTGCTGCAAGAATTGGCGACCATAGGGGAAGTCACGCTCGTGCGATTCGTAGACGAACAAACTCTGAGCATTACATTCAGAGAGGGACAAAACGCTCTGGTGGCGGCGCAAATGGGCAAATTGTCAGTCTGCTCTATTCCTCTCGctataacattaaaatctcCAAACTGGATCGACATAGTGCGTTCAGAAATAGGCTTGTGTTCCAACAATACGGTGCCGCTGTTCGGCGAGGTGCAGCAAGAGCGTCCGCTGAGATCTGCGCCGCCGACGCCGCGACGGCAGCAGCCGGGCCGGCCGCCAGCGCCGTCTCCGACGCCGCTACTGCCGGCCCGAGCGCCCGCACCCGGCCCCGCGCGGCCTCCGCCTCCAAGGCCGGCTCCGTTGCCCCCGGACGCAGGCAAGAACGGCCAGCAACCGGGCCCGGCTTCCCCGCCGGCGGACGGCATGCCGCCGCCCGCGTGCgcgcccccgccgccgccgagCAGCACGCCGCCGCCGGCCGCGCCGCCCCCTGTGCCGGCCCGACAGGGAGCCCCTCCCCCTTTGCCGGCGCGACCTCGACCGACTTCCTAA
- the LOC106129122 gene encoding polyphosphoinositide phosphatase — protein sequence MSKRSVMFHPIISSIQRIALYETKARFYLIGSNNTQTRFRVLKIDRTEPRELILVDDKVEYNKQEIHQLLNMIGFGNRTGRMGGFNKLVSAFGIVGFIRFLEGYYIILVTKRRKIAMIGAHSIYKIEDTATIYIPSENTKPQHPDEQRYLKMFQAIDLSTNFYYSYSYDVTHTLQMNMAPPRQLAPVLFPKPDTAVVYGSQSSESEEVKCTCNVDNDDEDIFETWKSQIQQRQEKTGCTNATLQFGVRAVPEWRFVWNSHLLSAVHNHLHPDWILYIIHGFIEQSNLNIFGRPIYLTLIARRSNRYAGTRFLKRGANMHGDVANEVETEQIVHDSMVSSFTAGSFSSFVQMRGSIPSYWSQDVSKMVPKPAISIDLGDPYAEIPGKHLNNLLRRYGSPIMFLNLVKKREKRRHESLLTDVISNAIKYLNQFLPPEHAIQYIHIDMARMNKGADAKVLDKLSTIAHAAIRRTGFFVSRAGAGAGAGGAGGAAGHQGGRLQGGLLRVNCVDCLDRTNTAQFAVGKCVLAHQLHALGLISEPVIEFDSDCVRLLEGLYEDHGDTLALQYGGSQLVHRIKTYRKTAPWSSHGNDIMQTLSRYYSNTFSDAEKQSTINLFLGLFVPDAALAERSDRALHHPEAAVYIPRKTSLTKWWDDEVLRYLPVPCNEMRKLCCEIIGMQGDSARALEMLDTYHDYYRPFEYTVFSECFEFKMCHTRELAPPLSGASPFVVRGRTRAPRPALAGAATAAYCDSESDSSSSTEEDLSLSSRAEPRAPVTHPHPPRADTDTHNTLMLADPPKRDMTIYKRYVNFERRSNPKYESDIHVVLTVSSAFTIDSSVDVIPPTVNKVAKEIYQDYVKRGQGYVATPTDSLHLYAKYCNLAF from the exons ATGTCGAAACGAAGTGTAATGTTTCACCCAATAATCAGCTCTATTCAGCGCATCGCCCTTTATGAAACAAAAGCT AGATTCTACTTAATTGGCTCTAACAACACACAAACAAGGTTCCGAGTACTAAAAATAGACCGGACTGAGCCGAGGGAGCTCATACTGGTCGATGATAAGGTGGAGTACAATAAACAAGAGATACATCAGTTACTCAACATGATCGGGTTTGGTAACCGTACCGGCAGGATGGGAGGCTTCAACAAACTCGTCTCTGCGTTTGGTATTGtag GCTTTATAAGATTTCTAGAAGGTTACTACATAATACTAGTGACGAAACGAAGAAAAATAGCCATGATCGGAGCACATTCCATATATAAGATTGAAGACACAGCCACTATATACATTCCTAGTGAAAACACGAAGCCTCAGCATCCTGATGAGCAGAGATATTTGAAGATGTTCCAGGCTATAGACCTGTCAACCAATTTCTACTACAGCTATAGCTACGATGTAACTCATACGTTACAAATGAACATGGCACCTCCGAGGCAGTTGGCTCCGGTTTTATTTCCAAAGCCTGATACAGCGGTTGTGTACGGTTCTCAATCATCGGAGAGCGAGGAAGTGAAATGTACCTGTAACGTTGATAATGATGACGAAGACATATTCGAAACTTGGAAAAGTCAAATACAACAACGGCAAGAGAAAACTGg CTGTACAAACGCAACGCTACAATTCGGCGTGCGCGCAGTCCCCGAGTGGCGCTTCGTGTGGAACAGCCACCTGCTGTCGGCGGTCCACAACCACCTCCACCCTGACTGGATCCTGTACATCATCCACGGGTTTATAGAGCAGAGCAACTTGAATATATTCGGCCGACCTATATATCTGACGCTGATTGCAAGGCGGAGTAATAGATATGCTGGGACCAG ATTCCTGAAGAGAGGAGCTAATATGCACGGAGACGTGGCCAATGAAGTGGAGACGGAGCAGATTGTGCACGACTCTATGGTGTCCTCGTTCACTGCTGGCAG CTTCAGCTCGTTCGTGCAAATGCGCGGCTCCATACCCAGCTACTGGTCTCAAGATGTCTCCAAGATGGTGCCAAAGCCGGCCATATCTATAGACCTGGGCGATCCATACGCTGAAATACCAGGAAAGCATCTCAACAACCTGTTAAGACGATACGGCTCACCGATAATGTTCTTGAATCTGGTCAAGAAGAGAGAGAAGAGAAGACACGAATCGTTACTTACCGATGTGATAAGTAatgctataaaatatttgaaccaGTTTTTGCCGCCGGAGCACGCGATacagtatatacatatagacatGGCCAGGATGAATAAGGGGGCGGATGCTAAAGTTTTGGATaa ACTGTCGACGATTGCGCACGCGGCGATCCGGCGCACCGGCTTCTTCGTGAGccgcgcgggcgcgggcgcgggggCGGGGGGAGCGGGGGGCGCGGCCGGCCACCAGGGGGGGCGGCTGCAGGGCGGGCTGCTTCGCGTCAACTGCGTGGACTGCCTGGACCGCACCAACACCGCGCAGTTCGCCGTCGGGAAGTGTGTGCTCGCCCATCAG TTGCACGCCCTGGGTCTGATCTCGGAGCCCGTGATAGAGTTTGACTCTGACTGCGTGCGGTTGTTGGAGGGGCTGTATGAAGACCACGGAGACACCCTGGCTTTGCAGTATGGTGGCTCACAGCTGGTGCACAg AATAAAAACTTACCGCAAAACGGCGCCATGGTCCTCCCACGGGAACGACATCATGCAGACCCTGAGCCGGTACTACTCCAACACGTTCTCGGACGCGGAGAAGCAGAGCACCATCAACCTGTTCCTGGGGCTGTTCGTGCCGGACGCCGCGCTGGCGGAGCGCTCCGACCGCGCGCTGCACCACCCTGAGGCCGCCGTCTACATTCCTAGGAAGAC tTCACTAACTAAATGGTGGGATGACGAGGTGCTACGTTATTTGCCAGTGCCATGCAACGAGATGCGGAAGCTATGTTGCGAGATCATCGGCATGCAG GGTGACAGTGCGCGTGCGCTGGAAATGTTGGACACGTACCACGATTACTACCGCCCATTCGAATACACGGTGTTCTCGGAGTGCTTCGAGTTTAAA ATGTGCCACACGCGCGAGCTGGCGCCGCCGCTGTCGGGCGCCAGCCCCTTCGTGGTGCGCGGCCGCACGCGCGCGCCGCGCCCCGCGCTCGCCGGCGCCGCCACCGCGGCCTACTGCGACTCGGA GTCTGACAGCTCTTCGTCCACCGAAGAGGATTTGTCTCTCAGCAGCCGAGCGGAGCCCCGCGCGCCCGTCACCCACCCGCACCCCCCGCGCGCCGACACCGACACACACAACACGCTGATGCTCGCCGACCCGCCCAAGAGGGATATGACTAT ttacaaACGGTACGTGAACTTCGAACGAAGATCAAACCCCAAATACGAGAGCGACATCCACGTGGTTCTAACAGTTAGCAGCGCGTTCACGATCGACAGCTCTGTGGACGTTATACCGCCCACCGTGAACAAGGTGGCGAAGGAAATTTATCAAGACTACGTCAAACGAGGGCAAGGCTACGTGGCAACACCGACTGATTCGCTCCATCTCTACGCCAAATATTGTAATCTcgctttttaa
- the LOC106129157 gene encoding UDP-glycosyltransferase UGT5 encodes MLKLFLLIFSYCILQNESARILAVFPTPSISHQVTFRPLTQELVRRGHDVVVITPDPAFLNSDKPDNLTEIDVHDVSYKLWTEKVTNEAVAFGDKGGLVKQLDVIFDTIVQVFETQMASDEVQKIIKNETGRFDLLLVEAFVLPTLGFSHIFKVPVIQISSFLPLYFDLHNVGAPDHPILYPTFGSQKLDNLSIVERIEALLGYLYLDMDKYETVLDDVNKRVFGPNVPRLKELYNNIDMLFLNTFPMWDSNRPVPPNVKYVGGIHINTLKELPQDFKAYLDSSTHGVIYISFGTNVSPSSLPPEKIQVITNVLSRLPYDVIWKWDKEELPGRPKNVKIMKWVPQSDLLRHPKIKLFVTQGGLQSTDEAISAGVPLLGIPMLADQWYNVAMYERHRIGIKVDLDEVSEEKFKDAIDSLTKDDTYKQNIMRFRSILSDQPQTPLQRAVWWTEYTLRHGGAKHLRAPAANMPWTTYYQLDVLVVVMLAAMPVIYLMVMMISAVKMLYNAMMELANK; translated from the exons atgttaaaattatttttgttaatattttcatattgtaTATTACAAAATGAGAGCGCCAGAATATTGGCTGTGTTTCCAACGCCATCTATAAGTCACCAAGTGACATTTAGACCTTTGACTCAAGAATTAGTTAGAAGAGGACATGATGTAGTCGTCATCACGCCAGATCCTGCTTTCCTTAATAGCGACAAACCTGATAATCTAACAGAAATAGATGTTCACGATGTATCTTATAAACTATGGACTGAGAAAGTTACGAATGAAGCTGTTGCATTCGGCGATAAAGGCGGCTTGGTGAAACAACTTGACGTTATTTTTGATACAATAGTACAAGTTTTTGAAACACAGATGGCTTCAGATGAAGTTCAGAAGATTATAAAGAATGAAACGGGGCGGTTTGATTTGTTACTAGTCGAAGCGTTTGTTCTACCAACATTAGGGTTTTCGCATATTTTCAAAGTGCCAGTGATACAAATCAGTTCATTCCTCCcactttattttgatttacatAATGTTGGTGCACCTGACCATCCTATACTTTATCCAACATTTGGTAGTCAGAAACTTGACAATTTGAGCATCGTTGAAAGAATAGAAGCGTTACTAGGCTACCTCTATTTAGATATGGACAAATATGAAACTGTTTTAGATGACGTTAATAAAAGAGTTTTTGGTCCTAACGTTCCTCGTCTGAAGGaactgtataataatatagatatgTTATTTCTGAATACATTTCCAatgtgggattcgaaccgccCCGTGCCTCCCAACGTTAAGTATGTAGGAGGAATTCACATAAACACACTGAAAGAACTACCGCag GATTTCAAAGCGTATCTAGATTCATCCACTCATGGCGTCATCTACATCAGCTTTGGAACCAACGTGAGCCCATCCTCGCTGCCTCCAGAGAAAATACAAGTCATCACAAATGTTTTGTCTCGCTTACCCTACGACGTTATTTGGAAGTGGGACAAGGAAGAATTACCCGGACGTCCAAAGAACGTCAAAATTATGAAGTGGGTGCCACAATCTGATCTTCTGa GACATCCCAAAATCAAATTGTTCGTGACTCAAGGGGGTCTGCAGTCTACTGACGAAGCTATTTCGGCTGGTGTACCACTCCTTGGTATACCTATGTTGGCTGACCAATGGTATAATGTGGCCATGTATGAACGGCATAGAATCGGCATAAAGGTAGACTTGGATGAAGTTAGTGAAGAGAAGTTTAAAGATGCAATTGATTCTCTCACCAAAGATGATAC CTACAAACAAAACATCATGAGATTCCGGTCTATCCTATCCGACCAGCCTCAAACTCCTCTCCAGCGCGCGGTCTGGTGGACGGAGTACACCCTCAGACATGGAGGGGCAAAGCATCTCCGAGCTCCAGCAGCCAACATGCCCTGGACTACATACTACCAACTGGACGTTCTAGTTGTTGTAATGTTGGCAGCAATGCCCGTGATATATTTGATGGTGATGATGATATCGGCTGTCAAAATGCTGTACAACGCTATGATGGAGTtggcaaataaataa